From Scomber japonicus isolate fScoJap1 chromosome 22, fScoJap1.pri, whole genome shotgun sequence, one genomic window encodes:
- the tkfc gene encoding triokinase/FMN cyclase yields MEPQKKLINSVDSCVDEALCGLVRASGGLSLLKGHRVVLRSDLNNLRGKVALLSGGGSGHEPAHGGYIGAGMLSATVAGGVFASPPPASILAAILCLHNAGASGVLLIVTNYTGDRLNFGLAAEQARNHGVTVEMVIVAEDCAFERPSKAGRRGLCGTVFIPKLAGALAEEGCSLDKIVSTATEALKGIGTLGVSLSPCSVPGCLPSFDLPPGDMELGLGIHGEPGIKRSKVASADEVVKTMIDHMTNPDSQSHLPLKPGDSVVLCVNNLGALSCLEIAVVTRAAIICLESRGVMVARVMSGSFMTSLEMAGMSLTMMKANQEILKLFDAKTSAPAWPNLSCVSVSGRSYITDAPAMSTRPQDNTHPEGPLSPVMHKALEMVCSTLLEKQEELNALDRAAGDGDCGNTHAQAARAIQEWLQHHVVPGCPGQLLSVLAGLVEEKMGGSSGAMYSLFLTAAAGHVTEGRSNAAAWASAMHAGTQAVRRYGGADPGDRTMLDALCPAVDELMKLTTAPLSGQMTVLQAAVQKAAVGAESTRNLTARAGRASYIAAERLTQPDPGAVAVAAILRAVLEALEGKK; encoded by the exons ATGGAG ccCCAAAAGAAGTTGATAAACTCAGTGGACAGCTGTGTGGACGAGGCGCTCTGCGGACTCGTCAGGGCCAGCGGGGGTCTGTCTCTGCTGAAGGGCCACAGAGTCGTGCTCCGGTCCGACTTGAACAACCTGAGGGGCAAAGTGGCCCTGCTGTCCGGAGGGGGGTCGGGACACGAACCTGCACATGGGG GTTACATCGGTGCAGGCATGCTGTCAGCAACAGTAGCAGGTGGAGTATTTGCGTCTCCACCTCCTGCTAGCATCCTGGCTGCTATTCTCTGCTTACACAACGCAG GAGCCTCCGGGGTTCTTCTCATTGTGACGAACTACACTGGTGACCGCCTCAACTTTGGACTGGCGGCAGAGCAGGCCCGTAACCATGGCGTCACTGTTGAGATGGTGATAGTTGCCGAGGACTGTGCCTTTGAACGCCCCAGTAAGGCCGGGAGGAGAGGCTTGTGTGGCACCGTCTTCATACCAAAG CTGGCAGGTGCCTTAGCAGAAGAAGGCTGCTCATTGGACAAGATCGTTTCCACGGCGACAGAGGCTTTGAAGGGGATTG GCACACTGGGGGTGAGTCTGTCTCCGTGCAGCGTTCCTGGCTGCCTGCCGTCTTTTGATCTGCCGCCAGGAGACATGGAGCTGGGACTGG GAATCCACGGTGAACCTGGAatcaaaaggtcaaag GTGGCGTCTGCAGATGAGGTGGTGAAGACCATGATCGATCACATGACCAATCCTGACAGCCAATCGCATCTGCCCCTGAAGCCTG GCGACAGTGTGGTCTTGTGTGTGAACAACCTGGGAGCTCTGTCCTGTCTGGAGATCGCCGTGGTTACGAGAGCTGCCATCATCTGCCTGG AAAGTCGTGGGGTTATGGTTGCTAGGGTGATGTCCGGCTCATTTATGACGTCACTGGAGATGGCGGGAATGTCGCTGACCATGATGAAGGCCAATCAGGAAATACTGAAACTCTTTG ATGCTAAGACCAGCGCCCCCGCCTGGCCAAACCtcagctgtgtgagtgtgagcggACGCAGCTACATCACAGATGCTCCAGCAATGAGCACTCGACCTCAGGATAACACACACCCTGAAG gGCCACTGAGTCCTGTGATGCATAAAGCATTAGAGATGGTTTGTTCAACACTGTTGGAAAAGCAGGAGGAACTCAACGCTTTGGATCGTGCTGCCGGTGACGGAGACTGTGGCAACACTCACGCACAAGCTGCTCGAG CCATTCAGGAGTGGCTCCAGCATCATGTGGTCCCTGGTTGCCCCGGACAACTGTTATCAGTCCTCGCTGGATTGGTGGAGGAGAAGATGGGTGGGTCTTCAGGAGCA ATGTACAGTCTGTTCCTGACTGCGGCGGCTGGTCATGTGACCGAAGGGCGAAGCAACGCAGCAGCCTGGGCAAGTgcaatgcatgctgggacaCAGGCTGTGAGAAG ATACGGTGGTGCCGACCCTGGAGACAGAACAATG TTGGACGCTTTGTGCCCTGCAGTGGATGAGCTGATGAAACTGACCACAGCACCACTCAGTGGACAGATGACGGTACTGCAGGCGGCCGTGCAG AAAGCTGCTGTGGGGGCAGAGTCGACCCGTAACCTCACAGCGAGGGCGGGACGAGCCAGCTACATCGCAGCGGAGCGGCTCACCCAGCCCGACCCAGGCGCCGTGGCTGTCGCCGCCATCTTGAGAGCCGTGCTTGAGGCGCTGGAGGGGAAGAAGTAA